In Levilactobacillus brevis, a single genomic region encodes these proteins:
- a CDS encoding PadR family transcriptional regulator: MAIQVPTELLDGSVLGLLTQQDYYGYTLTQEVRQLLPISESTLYPVLRRLKKNGWLETYDEPFQGRNRRYYKLTASGRTRLKEIQGDWQNFSQAIAQLLEGNTHE, from the coding sequence ATGGCCATTCAGGTACCGACCGAACTCCTTGATGGCAGTGTGCTGGGCTTGTTGACCCAGCAAGATTACTACGGGTACACCTTGACCCAGGAAGTTCGGCAACTCTTGCCGATTTCGGAATCAACCCTGTATCCCGTGTTGCGTCGACTCAAGAAAAATGGGTGGTTGGAAACTTATGACGAGCCGTTTCAGGGACGGAATCGTCGCTATTATAAGCTGACCGCCAGTGGGCGCACACGACTAAAGGAGATTCAGGGGGATTGGCAGAACTTCAGTCAAGCCATTGCCCAACTATTGGAGGGAAACACGCATGAATGA
- a CDS encoding DUF1700 domain-containing protein yields MNDYIKEVERLIGQLTTGEQQDVVEYYREYLLDAGIETYQQAVDELGTPRSLARKVLADYSIRLSEQSQQASGPSRTAAQAAKGNVKTVWLIILALLSTPVTIPILIVVVALLFAMVAVLGSLIVAAFAIFLSIVALGVVAVVIGLWVIWQTPWTGLFYLGMGLLALGGSLLAWLILKWIGSKVVWALSWAAQGIYRRFIPRSRAERGRKL; encoded by the coding sequence ATGAATGATTACATCAAGGAAGTGGAACGGCTGATCGGGCAGCTGACCACGGGTGAGCAACAGGACGTGGTGGAGTACTACCGCGAGTATTTATTGGATGCGGGCATCGAGACGTACCAGCAAGCTGTCGACGAACTGGGAACGCCTCGCTCACTGGCACGGAAGGTGTTGGCAGATTATTCCATCAGACTGAGTGAGCAGAGTCAACAAGCGTCAGGTCCGTCACGGACGGCGGCCCAAGCGGCGAAAGGCAACGTCAAAACCGTCTGGCTGATTATCTTGGCATTATTGTCAACGCCAGTCACCATTCCGATCCTTATTGTTGTGGTGGCCCTACTGTTTGCAATGGTGGCTGTGTTGGGAAGCCTGATTGTGGCGGCCTTTGCCATCTTTTTGAGCATCGTGGCACTGGGCGTGGTGGCCGTGGTAATCGGGTTATGGGTCATTTGGCAGACACCATGGACCGGGTTATTTTATCTGGGCATGGGCTTGCTGGCTCTTGGCGGTAGCCTTCTCGCCTGGTTAATCTTGAAATGGATTGGGAGTAAAGTGGTCTGGGCCTTATCGTGGGCGGCACAGGGGATTTATCGCCGCTTCATTCCACGTAGTCGGGCAGAACGGGGGCGGAAACTATGA
- a CDS encoding DUF4097 domain-containing protein, with protein MKRSVKIGLILMILGAILLGIGWLNHGDKSVVWDKQTRSFRTVHQLKRSYRPADYRRIVVTSKAPVTIKAGNTSRVTVSYIDGYRELPQTRVSKGALIIEGGRPADRLDISIFGISDHATTNGGVLVTVPRGKQLTNLEVKQGSGHVSLRALRAQQMTLKSSDDLSLMDLRVKRAVTIRSSDGDIWADQIRANKLDINTDDGDIGISNSQLAATANQFVTADGDIRVSNSRLGGGRASSGDGDINIEENHLEQTFKADTNDGDIHAYIGKTAGARVSARDADAGDITVQGKDRQSGYWLRRTAKAQYQLHTNDGSIRVANRP; from the coding sequence ATGAAACGTAGTGTGAAGATTGGGTTAATCTTGATGATTCTGGGAGCCATCTTATTGGGGATTGGCTGGTTGAATCACGGGGATAAGTCCGTCGTTTGGGATAAACAGACGCGAAGCTTTAGGACGGTGCATCAGCTAAAGCGCAGTTATCGACCGGCCGATTATCGGCGAATCGTGGTGACTTCTAAGGCGCCCGTGACGATTAAGGCCGGAAATACCAGTCGGGTGACGGTCAGCTACATCGATGGTTATCGGGAGTTGCCACAAACGCGGGTGTCAAAGGGGGCCCTCATCATTGAGGGGGGTCGACCGGCAGATCGGTTGGATATCTCCATCTTTGGAATTTCCGATCATGCCACCACGAATGGCGGTGTGTTGGTGACGGTACCGCGTGGTAAACAATTAACGAATTTAGAGGTCAAGCAGGGGAGTGGGCACGTTTCTTTACGTGCCCTACGCGCTCAGCAAATGACGTTGAAAAGCAGTGACGATTTAAGCCTCATGGATTTACGAGTCAAACGCGCGGTAACGATTCGCTCCAGCGATGGGGACATCTGGGCCGATCAGATTCGGGCGAATAAGCTAGATATCAATACAGACGACGGCGATATTGGGATTTCGAACAGCCAATTAGCCGCGACGGCTAATCAATTTGTGACGGCTGATGGCGATATTCGGGTGTCCAACAGTCGGCTAGGGGGTGGCCGGGCCAGCTCTGGTGATGGTGACATTAATATAGAAGAAAATCACTTGGAGCAGACGTTTAAGGCCGATACTAATGATGGCGATATTCACGCTTACATCGGTAAGACGGCCGGTGCGCGGGTCAGTGCTCGGGACGCCGATGCGGGCGATATCACGGTTCAGGGGAAGGACCGGCAGAGTGGTTACTGGCTGCGGCGTACGGCTAAGGCTCAGTACCAGCTACACACGAATGATGGGAGCATTCGGGTGGCAAACCGGCCATAA
- a CDS encoding tRNA-dihydrouridine synthase family protein, with amino-acid sequence MSDSSAYWQTIAQHAQAENRPFFSLAPMEAVTNAIFRRVVARATAPDVFFTEFTNAISVTHPKAKFTVQGRLYVAPEEAHMPVAQLWGNDGDAFARAAVNVKERGYEAIDINMGCPDSTVIKNHGGSDLIRNFDSAAAVIAGAKTAGLPVSVKTRLGYSRLDEWRDWLTFLFQQDIPLLTIHLRTKKEMSRVPAHYELIDDIVKLRDELAPETLLQLNGDIENYQEGVALAQAHPGVDGIMIGRGIFTSPFAFEQTPRHHDVKELLSLLNYQLDLYDDFEKRFDMSRFASLKRFFKIYVRSESNAASLRNAMMETHTTDEVRQLLADSEFTK; translated from the coding sequence GTGTCTGATTCATCAGCTTACTGGCAAACTATTGCGCAACACGCGCAGGCCGAAAACCGGCCTTTCTTCAGTCTGGCGCCCATGGAGGCGGTGACCAACGCCATCTTTCGGCGGGTCGTGGCTCGGGCTACGGCACCCGACGTCTTTTTCACCGAATTTACCAATGCGATTAGTGTCACCCACCCGAAAGCCAAGTTCACCGTTCAGGGCCGGCTCTACGTGGCGCCCGAAGAAGCGCATATGCCGGTGGCCCAACTGTGGGGTAACGATGGGGATGCCTTTGCGCGAGCGGCCGTCAACGTCAAGGAGCGCGGGTATGAAGCCATCGATATTAACATGGGGTGTCCAGATTCCACGGTCATCAAGAATCATGGTGGTAGCGACCTTATTCGGAATTTTGACAGCGCAGCCGCAGTGATTGCCGGGGCCAAGACGGCCGGGTTGCCGGTGAGCGTGAAGACGCGACTGGGGTACAGCCGGTTGGATGAATGGCGCGACTGGTTGACGTTTTTGTTCCAACAAGATATTCCCTTGTTAACCATTCATCTGCGGACAAAAAAAGAAATGAGTCGCGTGCCGGCTCACTATGAGTTGATCGATGACATCGTGAAGCTACGCGATGAGCTTGCCCCGGAGACGTTGCTCCAGCTAAATGGCGACATCGAGAATTATCAAGAAGGTGTCGCGCTGGCTCAGGCCCATCCTGGCGTGGATGGCATCATGATTGGTCGGGGTATCTTCACCAGTCCCTTTGCCTTCGAGCAGACGCCCCGCCATCACGACGTCAAGGAGCTACTGAGCCTGTTGAACTATCAGCTTGATCTCTATGATGACTTCGAGAAACGCTTCGACATGTCCCGCTTCGCCTCACTCAAGCGCTTCTTCAAAATTTACGTGCGTAGCGAATCCAATGCGGCCAGCCTGCGGAACGCCATGATGGAGACCCACACCACGGATGAGGTTCGGCAACTCTTGGCGGATTCTGAATTTACGAAATAA
- the fabV gene encoding enoyl-[acyl-carrier-protein] reductase FabV, translating to MQLAEKITGNVSRSVNPHGLERRLEQQIEGVRSRGHYAGAKCALILGGSASYGLGSRITAAFGQGATTISVGYARPPQDDFLGAAGWWNQVYFKQAAERAGLTAQNFNANAFLASTKRLVIDYVRQELTTPIDLLVYSIAAPKRVNPANPDEVWRSVIKPIGRSVTDFSLDLEREKLLEQTVLPATPTEIAATTHVMGGEDWELWVKTLREAGVLAPDCKTVLFSYEGPAATAAIYHDGTLGQAKRAAETSARRLNQWLAPSGGEALISVNRSAVTKASAVIPGFSRYMLALLAAEQAQGIHETVLEHQDRLFREMVYGPHRQVDNQGRLRPDARELAATTQQAVARLLPTITPATFTPTMPGYQIYRREFRQLSGFAVPGVAAEFDPSELTKLDY from the coding sequence ATGCAGTTGGCAGAAAAAATTACAGGAAATGTCTCTCGGTCGGTAAATCCCCATGGCTTGGAACGGCGGCTGGAACAACAAATCGAGGGGGTTCGGTCGCGCGGCCACTATGCGGGAGCAAAGTGCGCGTTGATTCTTGGCGGATCGGCCAGTTACGGGCTGGGTAGCCGGATCACCGCGGCGTTTGGGCAGGGCGCGACCACCATTTCCGTCGGCTATGCGCGGCCACCTCAGGATGATTTTCTCGGGGCAGCCGGTTGGTGGAATCAGGTTTACTTCAAGCAGGCCGCAGAACGCGCGGGACTGACGGCACAGAACTTCAATGCCAACGCCTTTTTAGCCAGTACGAAGCGGCTCGTGATTGACTACGTGCGCCAGGAGCTGACGACCCCCATTGACTTGTTGGTCTATTCCATCGCAGCGCCCAAGCGGGTGAATCCCGCCAATCCGGATGAGGTTTGGCGTTCCGTGATCAAGCCCATTGGCCGTTCCGTCACGGACTTTTCACTCGACTTGGAACGTGAAAAATTGCTGGAACAGACGGTGCTGCCGGCTACGCCCACCGAGATCGCCGCAACGACGCACGTGATGGGCGGTGAGGACTGGGAACTCTGGGTCAAGACGCTCCGGGAGGCGGGGGTGCTGGCGCCAGACTGCAAGACCGTCCTCTTTTCCTACGAGGGTCCGGCAGCCACAGCGGCCATTTATCACGACGGGACCTTGGGCCAGGCGAAACGCGCGGCCGAGACCAGTGCGCGACGGCTCAATCAGTGGCTGGCACCCAGTGGCGGTGAAGCCTTGATCAGCGTCAATCGGTCGGCTGTAACCAAGGCGTCCGCCGTGATTCCGGGATTTTCTCGCTACATGTTGGCGTTGTTGGCGGCGGAACAGGCACAGGGCATCCATGAAACCGTGCTGGAACACCAAGATCGGCTGTTTCGCGAAATGGTCTATGGGCCGCATCGCCAGGTGGATAATCAGGGGCGATTGCGGCCGGACGCCAGAGAGCTCGCGGCGACGACGCAACAGGCCGTGGCCCGGTTATTACCGACGATTACGCCAGCAACGTTTACGCCCACGATGCCGGGGTACCAAATCTATCGCCGTGAATTTCGACAATTAAGTGGATTTGCTGTCCCCGGGGTGGCGGCCGAATTTGACCCGTCGGAGCTAACCAAGCTGGATTATTAG
- a CDS encoding flavodoxin domain-containing protein: protein MTPNIQIIFASMSGRNQAIAGHLQAQLASQAQTVVTEISQADAFDLAQADAVIVVSYTYHDGDLPDEAQDFFEDLKEVDLERTKFAVVGSSSKKHLHFGRAVDYFTMQLNSSNGEQVADSVKIDQDPDDADWARVDQLAQRVLKSFE, encoded by the coding sequence ATGACACCCAATATTCAGATTATTTTTGCCAGCATGTCTGGACGTAACCAGGCCATTGCTGGGCATTTACAGGCACAACTCGCCTCGCAAGCCCAAACGGTAGTGACTGAGATCTCACAAGCCGACGCCTTTGACTTGGCTCAGGCCGATGCCGTGATTGTAGTGAGCTACACCTACCATGATGGGGATTTACCCGATGAAGCGCAGGATTTCTTCGAGGACTTAAAGGAAGTCGATCTGGAACGGACAAAATTTGCCGTGGTAGGCTCGAGTTCTAAGAAGCACCTGCACTTTGGCCGCGCCGTGGATTACTTCACGATGCAGTTAAACTCAAGCAACGGGGAACAAGTCGCCGATTCCGTCAAGATCGATCAGGATCCGGATGACGCTGACTGGGCGCGTGTGGATCAACTGGCCCAACGCGTTTTAAAGAGTTTTGAGTAA
- a CDS encoding GNAT family N-acetyltransferase has translation MYLRKAKPEEIDLVCDIIEDGKKQLADAGIDQWQNNYPNRAVIEGDIEDGRAVIYNSDDHETLGVAAVIESPDHAYDTMKGDWLKDTSKYVTVHRVAIFSHHQGNGYASQLFRDLFTYIDEHHPEAESIRIDTHRDNLKMQHLIEKFGFKKVGQIDGVYHPDDVCFVYEKLI, from the coding sequence ATGTATTTACGCAAAGCAAAACCAGAAGAAATTGACTTAGTTTGTGACATTATTGAAGACGGCAAGAAGCAGTTGGCCGACGCTGGTATCGACCAATGGCAAAACAATTACCCCAACCGCGCCGTTATCGAAGGCGATATCGAGGATGGCCGCGCCGTCATCTATAATAGTGACGACCACGAAACGTTGGGCGTTGCGGCGGTGATTGAATCACCGGACCACGCCTACGATACCATGAAGGGGGACTGGCTGAAGGATACGTCCAAGTACGTCACGGTCCACCGGGTCGCCATCTTCTCCCATCATCAGGGGAACGGCTACGCGTCACAACTGTTCCGGGATCTCTTCACTTACATCGATGAACACCATCCGGAGGCCGAGAGCATTCGGATCGATACCCACCGGGACAATCTCAAGATGCAACATCTGATCGAAAAGTTCGGCTTCAAGAAGGTCGGCCAGATCGATGGGGTCTATCATCCGGATGATGTCTGCTTCGTCTACGAAAAGTTGATTTAA
- a CDS encoding amino acid permease: MQRRLSARQMQMIALGGTIGVGLFMGSGSTIKWTGPSVLIAYIISGIFLYLIMRALGEMLYVHPTTGSFSTFASEYMHPVFGYLTAWSNIFQFIVVGMSEMIALGGYFRFWWPNLPDWIPGLVAITFLCIANLISVKMFGELEFWFALIKVVTIVLMIIAGLGVILFGFGNHGVAVGISNLWTHGGFFTGGVKGFIFALAIVLASYQGIELIGVTAGEAENPQHTLVTAIRSTVARILIFYVGAIFVIVSIYPWDQLNQIGSPFVQTFAKIGITAAASIINFVVITAALSGSNSGIYSASRMAFTLAEKKQLPRKVTLLNRHGVPVYAVIAISIGIGIGVVLNVVLPMYFKDASQIFVMVYSSSVLPGMVPWFVILISEIEFRKQNPHEMAEHPFKMPFAPWSNYITLVFLAITLLFMFLNPETRVSILVGVVFLAVMTLIYFRKYRPREKEEKTL, encoded by the coding sequence TTGCAGAGAAGACTAAGCGCTCGCCAAATGCAGATGATTGCGTTAGGCGGTACGATCGGCGTTGGATTATTTATGGGGTCTGGTTCCACAATCAAGTGGACGGGACCTTCCGTCCTCATCGCCTATATTATTTCTGGTATTTTTCTCTACTTAATTATGCGTGCGCTGGGAGAAATGTTGTACGTTCACCCCACAACCGGTTCATTCTCCACGTTTGCTTCTGAATACATGCACCCCGTGTTCGGGTACCTTACCGCCTGGAGTAACATCTTCCAATTCATCGTGGTGGGGATGAGTGAAATGATTGCCCTAGGTGGTTATTTTCGCTTCTGGTGGCCGAACCTGCCGGACTGGATTCCCGGTTTGGTGGCGATTACCTTCCTGTGTATTGCCAACCTTATCTCGGTGAAAATGTTCGGGGAGCTGGAATTCTGGTTTGCGCTCATCAAGGTGGTTACCATCGTACTGATGATTATCGCCGGTTTGGGGGTCATCCTCTTTGGCTTTGGTAATCATGGGGTGGCCGTCGGGATCAGTAACCTCTGGACACACGGCGGCTTCTTCACCGGGGGCGTCAAGGGCTTCATCTTCGCCCTCGCGATTGTGCTGGCCTCCTATCAGGGAATCGAATTGATTGGGGTCACGGCCGGCGAAGCGGAGAATCCCCAACACACGCTGGTGACGGCGATTCGGTCGACCGTTGCGCGGATCTTGATTTTCTACGTGGGGGCAATCTTCGTAATTGTCAGCATCTACCCGTGGGACCAACTGAACCAGATTGGCTCACCGTTCGTCCAAACCTTTGCTAAGATTGGAATTACCGCCGCGGCCTCCATCATTAACTTCGTGGTAATTACGGCCGCACTGTCCGGCTCCAACTCGGGGATTTACAGTGCCAGTCGGATGGCCTTCACCTTGGCGGAAAAGAAGCAGTTGCCACGGAAGGTGACGCTGCTGAACCGGCATGGGGTGCCGGTCTACGCCGTGATTGCAATTTCCATTGGGATTGGCATCGGGGTCGTCTTAAACGTCGTCTTACCGATGTACTTCAAGGACGCCAGTCAAATCTTCGTTATGGTCTACAGCTCCAGTGTGTTACCCGGCATGGTGCCGTGGTTCGTGATTCTGATTAGTGAAATTGAATTTCGTAAGCAGAATCCACACGAGATGGCGGAGCATCCGTTCAAGATGCCGTTTGCACCTTGGTCAAACTATATTACACTGGTATTCCTTGCCATTACGCTACTCTTTATGTTCCTGAATCCCGAGACGCGGGTCTCCATTCTGGTAGGGGTCGTCTTCCTCGCAGTGATGACGCTCATTTACTTCAGGAAGTACCGTCCACGTGAAAAGGAAGAAAAGACGCTTTAA
- a CDS encoding WxL domain-containing protein, with the protein MTRKLKRAALVSGVAALALGLGIAPVYAATTDASSSSSASSAGPTSQTTTTSADFDMNPNAAIELDSAPNIAFGTNITPNGKIDMSYSATSVDNPVEVANPGLGSGWSVQVKNSAFTDTTGDTLKGAVLSLGEPDVAAANADNPSTAPTAAAVKLDGTGNNVEAFNAAAKGGLGVWNSEYGVAEIVLAVPAGQMPGTYTSNMTWQLNDTPQ; encoded by the coding sequence ATGACTCGAAAGTTAAAGAGGGCTGCGTTAGTCAGTGGCGTCGCAGCCTTAGCACTGGGATTGGGGATCGCCCCCGTTTACGCGGCCACAACCGATGCCTCATCATCCAGCAGTGCAAGTAGTGCGGGGCCAACCTCGCAGACCACGACCACATCAGCTGATTTTGATATGAACCCTAATGCCGCAATTGAATTGGATTCAGCACCAAACATCGCCTTTGGGACTAACATTACACCTAACGGGAAGATCGATATGTCGTATTCCGCAACCAGCGTGGACAATCCAGTTGAAGTCGCCAACCCAGGCTTAGGCAGTGGGTGGAGCGTTCAAGTGAAGAATTCAGCCTTTACGGATACGACAGGCGACACCCTGAAAGGTGCGGTGCTGTCATTAGGCGAACCTGATGTTGCGGCGGCCAATGCCGACAACCCTTCAACAGCACCAACTGCGGCTGCAGTCAAGCTGGATGGGACGGGCAACAACGTTGAAGCCTTCAATGCCGCTGCTAAAGGTGGCTTAGGTGTTTGGAATTCCGAATACGGTGTCGCGGAGATTGTTCTGGCCGTACCAGCTGGGCAAATGCCGGGCACTTACACCTCAAACATGACCTGGCAGCTTAACGACACGCCGCAATAA
- a CDS encoding DUF916 and DUF3324 domain-containing protein, protein MKRGWQILLTVSLALMAMIWSLPTARAAKTTANNVGYSVRPILPANQMSKRISYFDLRAKPGQTQRLQVVVDNTSNRSQKFRVSVNQAVTNDNGVIDYSQLKPQRDSSLKVGITDIFGKHATQTITIPANAQKRVTVSYTLPAKKFRGIILGGVYVAQLQPKSAQSTSKIMIRNMFAYAIGVSIQEGATVKPDLKLNQVTATQINARNFVAANLQNFQPGLLQHLTVNARVTQVGNDQTVISQKQAQMGMAPNSNFDFGIPWGNQQLKAGTYTLYLTAKSGDQQWRFVRNFTINAPTIKRLNRHALTPTRPNYLLYLALLLLIAILLAIIGYLIYRNRHPQDDSK, encoded by the coding sequence ATGAAACGAGGATGGCAAATCCTACTGACCGTGAGTTTGGCGTTAATGGCAATGATTTGGAGTCTGCCAACGGCGCGTGCCGCCAAGACGACGGCGAACAATGTTGGATATTCCGTGCGGCCGATTCTACCCGCCAATCAGATGAGCAAGCGAATCTCGTACTTTGACTTACGGGCTAAGCCGGGTCAAACGCAACGACTGCAGGTAGTGGTCGACAACACGAGTAATCGTTCACAGAAATTCCGAGTCAGTGTCAATCAGGCGGTCACGAATGACAACGGGGTCATTGATTATAGCCAACTAAAGCCGCAGCGGGATTCATCGCTTAAGGTCGGGATTACCGATATTTTCGGCAAACACGCCACCCAAACGATTACGATTCCAGCGAATGCGCAGAAACGGGTCACGGTGAGCTATACGCTACCGGCCAAGAAATTTCGGGGCATTATTTTAGGTGGCGTCTATGTGGCTCAGTTACAGCCCAAGAGCGCCCAATCGACCAGTAAGATTATGATCAGAAACATGTTTGCGTATGCCATTGGCGTGTCGATCCAAGAAGGGGCGACCGTTAAGCCGGATTTGAAATTAAATCAGGTGACGGCCACGCAAATCAACGCGCGAAACTTTGTAGCGGCCAATCTGCAAAACTTCCAACCTGGGCTTTTGCAGCATTTGACCGTCAACGCTCGCGTGACGCAGGTTGGCAATGACCAGACGGTGATTTCCCAGAAGCAAGCGCAGATGGGGATGGCACCGAACAGCAATTTTGATTTTGGCATTCCGTGGGGGAATCAGCAGCTAAAGGCGGGAACGTATACGCTGTATTTGACGGCCAAGTCCGGTGATCAACAGTGGCGGTTCGTCCGCAACTTTACGATCAACGCGCCGACGATCAAACGGCTAAACCGCCATGCGCTGACCCCAACGCGGCCCAATTACCTCCTGTATCTGGCATTGTTGCTCCTGATCGCGATTCTCTTGGCCATTATTGGCTACCTCATTTATCGTAACCGACACCCACAAGACGACTCGAAGTAA
- a CDS encoding ArgE/DapE family deacylase encodes MDEVVQALRDIVKMNTVNGAEKQVTDYIAALLAKHNIESKLIEYAPGRASLVAEIGDGHGPVVGFDGHADIVALGDAAKWKVDALSATIKDNLMIGRGTSDMKSGLMAGVWAMIHLKDQNVPLHGTLRLMATVGEEYGQYGAKQLGEAGYAQDLQTLIVGEPSGAAKQLLMQKQIQYMLQIDQAGAQKLADANHTNEQHFIELAHKGSLTYTVHSNGVAAHSSMPEIGKNAITPLMAFYQKEEEYFASVKNYRNPVLGPVTPVVTMVRGGEQINTVPASADLSVKIRTIPELPNADMLVAIKEIIADLNAAGANLSLDVLSDLRPMHTMEDAPLVKIAKTVGEANLDQKLPLIGVPGGTDASSFLAVNPNIDVVIFGPGNITAHQVNEYVDLDMYHRFITIYEQMITELLK; translated from the coding sequence ATGGATGAAGTTGTTCAAGCACTGCGCGATATCGTTAAAATGAATACCGTTAATGGTGCTGAGAAGCAAGTAACCGACTACATTGCCGCGTTACTGGCCAAGCACAATATTGAAAGTAAATTAATCGAATACGCCCCCGGACGGGCCAGTCTCGTCGCCGAGATTGGTGACGGTCACGGCCCCGTCGTCGGCTTCGACGGCCACGCCGATATCGTGGCGTTGGGTGATGCAGCCAAATGGAAAGTTGACGCGCTCTCCGCTACCATCAAGGACAACCTGATGATTGGCCGGGGAACTTCCGACATGAAGTCCGGGTTAATGGCTGGCGTCTGGGCCATGATTCATTTGAAAGACCAAAACGTGCCCTTACACGGTACCCTGCGGCTGATGGCTACAGTGGGTGAAGAATACGGCCAATACGGCGCTAAGCAACTAGGCGAGGCCGGCTACGCGCAGGATCTCCAGACATTAATCGTGGGTGAACCCAGCGGTGCCGCTAAGCAACTGTTGATGCAAAAGCAAATTCAGTACATGCTCCAGATTGACCAAGCCGGCGCTCAGAAATTGGCCGATGCCAACCACACTAATGAGCAGCATTTCATCGAATTGGCTCACAAGGGATCACTAACCTACACCGTTCATTCTAACGGGGTCGCCGCCCACAGCTCGATGCCAGAAATTGGCAAAAATGCGATTACTCCCCTGATGGCCTTTTACCAAAAGGAAGAGGAATACTTCGCTTCCGTCAAGAACTACCGTAATCCGGTATTGGGACCCGTAACTCCCGTCGTGACGATGGTACGTGGTGGTGAACAGATTAACACGGTCCCAGCCAGCGCCGACCTGTCCGTCAAGATTCGGACCATCCCCGAGTTGCCGAATGCCGACATGCTGGTCGCCATCAAGGAAATCATTGCCGACTTAAACGCTGCCGGCGCCAACCTCTCGTTAGACGTGCTCAGCGACTTACGGCCCATGCACACCATGGAAGACGCGCCACTGGTCAAGATTGCCAAGACGGTGGGGGAAGCCAACCTGGATCAAAAGCTCCCACTGATCGGCGTTCCTGGTGGCACCGATGCCTCCTCCTTCCTGGCCGTCAATCCGAACATTGACGTGGTCATCTTCGGCCCGGGAAACATCACGGCACACCAAGTCAACGAGTACGTCGACCTGGACATGTACCACCGGTTCATCACGATTTACGAACAAATGATTACTGAACTGTTGAAGTAG
- a CDS encoding MerR family transcriptional regulator, translated as MLTIQKFATLAGTTRRTLIFYDQQDLFKPKTVAANGYRYYDYDQLYAVSFILELRRLGLSIAAIKALNAADSHASLNTDLKRLLTRIDKQVDDLMLLRATLNTRFNQPEASTPVTKNRPFISVDHQPTRFCRSRQSVGCTEAEIAAIYADFYDQLGKLQLVNQQDSGFLTQLPESSASRYPTASFCILKEITEQTATADLPRLEKPAGNYITIDATNDTKSICIALKILADYIDQHQLSINDQLWQMNLGERFTSKGSSPLVRLQYQLH; from the coding sequence ATGTTAACGATTCAAAAGTTTGCGACTCTTGCCGGTACCACCCGCCGCACGCTAATCTTTTACGACCAACAGGACCTTTTCAAACCCAAGACCGTCGCGGCCAACGGCTACCGCTACTACGATTATGACCAACTCTATGCAGTGAGTTTTATCCTTGAACTGCGGCGTTTGGGCCTATCCATTGCGGCGATTAAAGCGCTGAATGCCGCCGACAGTCACGCGTCGTTAAATACCGACTTGAAGCGCCTACTTACGCGCATCGACAAACAGGTGGATGACCTCATGTTGCTACGGGCCACCCTCAATACGCGGTTCAATCAACCCGAAGCTAGCACGCCAGTCACCAAGAATCGACCGTTCATTAGCGTCGACCATCAGCCGACACGCTTCTGCCGGTCCCGCCAGTCCGTGGGCTGTACGGAAGCCGAGATTGCGGCGATTTACGCCGACTTTTACGATCAGCTGGGCAAACTCCAGCTCGTCAACCAACAGGATTCGGGCTTTCTCACCCAGTTGCCCGAAAGCTCGGCCAGTCGCTATCCCACAGCCTCATTTTGCATTCTTAAGGAGATTACGGAACAGACGGCCACGGCCGATTTGCCTCGCCTGGAGAAACCAGCTGGCAACTACATCACCATCGACGCCACCAATGATACCAAGAGTATCTGCATTGCCCTCAAGATTCTCGCCGACTACATTGACCAACATCAGCTCAGCATTAATGACCAGCTATGGCAGATGAATCTGGGGGAACGCTTCACCAGTAAGGGGTCCTCGCCACTGGTTCGGCTACAGTACCAGCTTCACTAA